A region of Piscinibacter gummiphilus DNA encodes the following proteins:
- a CDS encoding enoyl-CoA hydratase: MPQIDTGTEDLLASFDDGVLTLSMNRPDARNALSRPMLQAMQQQLVAAEFDPAVRCIVLTGTGKAFCAGGDVKAMASGAAATRTIDEAIHQQRHSQRETAGRLFKMPKPTLAVIPGAAAGAGLSLAMSCDLRLMSNSAFLTTAFAKVGFAGDYGGTYFMTQLIGAAKARELYMLSERVSAEDALRLGLANWTCEPEQLAGRTRELAQRLAKGPAVAYRYMKENLNRAMGGEVDECLDLEVTHHVHCAQTEDHKNAARAFVEKRDPVFNGR, from the coding sequence ATGCCCCAGATCGACACCGGAACCGAAGACCTGCTGGCCTCGTTCGACGACGGCGTGCTCACGCTGTCGATGAACCGGCCCGACGCCCGCAACGCGCTGTCGCGCCCGATGCTGCAGGCGATGCAGCAGCAGCTCGTCGCCGCGGAGTTCGACCCCGCGGTGCGCTGCATCGTGCTCACCGGCACCGGCAAGGCGTTCTGCGCCGGCGGCGACGTGAAGGCCATGGCCTCCGGCGCCGCGGCCACGCGCACCATCGACGAGGCCATCCACCAGCAGCGCCACAGCCAGCGCGAGACCGCCGGGCGCCTGTTCAAGATGCCGAAGCCCACGCTGGCCGTGATTCCCGGTGCAGCCGCCGGCGCGGGCCTGTCGCTCGCGATGTCGTGCGACCTGCGGCTGATGTCGAACAGCGCCTTCCTGACCACCGCGTTCGCGAAGGTGGGCTTCGCGGGCGACTACGGCGGCACCTACTTCATGACCCAGCTGATCGGCGCGGCCAAGGCCCGCGAGCTCTACATGCTGAGCGAACGCGTGTCGGCCGAGGACGCGCTGCGCCTGGGCCTGGCCAACTGGACCTGCGAACCGGAACAGCTCGCCGGACGCACGCGCGAACTCGCACAGCGGCTCGCGAAAGGCCCGGCCGTGGCCTACCGCTACATGAAGGAGAACCTCAACCGCGCGATGGGCGGCGAGGTGGACGAATGCCTCGACCTCGAGGTGACCCACCACGTGCACTGCGCACAGACGGAAGACCACAAGAACGCCGCACGCGCCTTCGTCGAGAAGCGCGACCCCGTGTTCAACGGCCGCTGA